One region of Mycolicibacterium insubricum genomic DNA includes:
- the sodC gene encoding superoxide dismutase[Cu-Zn] codes for MVKPARPQLLGKSAAAILFAVPVVLLSACSPPGQEPTDHTPSPGATPPIWTGTSGAPTSQAHTGTGQSPAANEQTVTLKNAEGADVATAKFAFNSGYVQITVEAQPGSGLAPGFHGLHIHSVGKCEANSKAPDGTGEPGAFLSAGGHFQAPGHTGSHSSGDLTSLNVRADGSALLVTTTDAVTQDEISGGKTALIIHEGADNFANIPTRYQAEGVPGPDAKTKATGDAGNRVACGVIGAP; via the coding sequence ATGGTCAAGCCCGCCCGCCCTCAGCTGCTGGGGAAATCAGCAGCCGCCATCCTGTTCGCCGTGCCCGTCGTGCTGCTGAGCGCCTGCTCGCCGCCCGGACAGGAGCCCACCGACCACACCCCGTCGCCGGGCGCCACCCCGCCGATCTGGACCGGCACTTCCGGGGCGCCGACCAGCCAGGCCCACACCGGCACCGGGCAGTCGCCGGCGGCCAACGAGCAGACCGTTACCCTCAAGAACGCCGAGGGCGCCGACGTGGCGACCGCGAAATTCGCGTTCAACAGCGGCTACGTCCAGATCACCGTCGAGGCCCAGCCCGGCAGTGGCCTGGCGCCCGGATTCCACGGCCTGCACATCCACTCCGTGGGCAAGTGCGAAGCCAACTCGAAGGCCCCCGACGGCACCGGTGAGCCGGGAGCGTTCCTGTCCGCCGGTGGACACTTCCAGGCCCCCGGACACACCGGATCCCACAGCAGCGGTGACTTGACCTCGCTCAACGTCCGGGCCGACGGCTCGGCGCTGCTGGTCACCACCACCGACGCCGTCACCCAGGACGAGATCTCCGGCGGCAAGACCGCGCTGATCATCCACGAGGGCGCGGACAACTTCGCCAACATCCCGACGCGCTACCAGGCCGAGGGCGTCCCCGGCCCCGACGCGAAGACCAAGGCCACCGGCGACGCCGGCAACCGGGTCGCCTGCGGTGTCATCGGCGCACCCTAG
- a CDS encoding DUF3263 domain-containing protein, producing MRDGAMSSAELLQDDAEPADGLTRREHDILAFERQWWKYAGAKEDAIKDLFSMSATRYYQVLNALVDRPEALAADPMLVKRLRRVRASRQKAKAARRLGFEPN from the coding sequence ATGAGGGACGGCGCGATGTCGAGTGCTGAACTCCTGCAGGACGACGCCGAACCCGCCGACGGGCTGACCCGACGCGAACACGACATCCTGGCCTTCGAACGGCAGTGGTGGAAGTACGCCGGGGCCAAGGAAGACGCCATCAAGGACCTGTTCTCCATGTCGGCCACTCGCTACTACCAGGTGCTGAACGCCCTGGTGGACCGGCCCGAGGCACTCGCTGCCGACCCGATGCTGGTGAAGCGGCTGCGCCGGGTCCGGGCCAGCCGGCAGAAGGCCAAGGCGGCCCGCCGGCTGGGTTTCGAACCGAACTGA
- the mnhG gene encoding monovalent cation/H(+) antiporter subunit G produces the protein MSATDIVAAVLILSGSALALTAAIGIVRFPDTLSRMHAATKPQVLGLLLVLAGAVTRLGGHADVGMLILTGLFTLITAPVIAQRVGQLAYREQNLADRLIVDELHD, from the coding sequence GTGAGTGCCACCGACATCGTCGCCGCGGTGCTGATCCTGTCCGGTTCGGCGCTGGCGCTGACCGCGGCCATCGGCATCGTCCGGTTCCCGGACACGCTGTCGCGGATGCACGCGGCGACCAAACCGCAGGTCCTGGGGCTGCTGCTGGTGCTGGCGGGCGCGGTGACCCGGCTGGGCGGGCACGCCGACGTCGGCATGCTGATCCTGACCGGGCTATTCACCCTGATCACCGCGCCGGTGATCGCCCAGCGGGTCGGCCAGCTGGCGTATCGGGAGCAGAACCTCGCCGACCGGCTGATCGTCGACGAGCTACACGACTAG
- a CDS encoding Na(+)/H(+) antiporter subunit C has translation MTVYLLPLILIGGLATAGVYLLTERNLTRLLLGLLLVGNAVNLLILTVGGPAGNPPIDGRTSAGQTDTADPLAQAMILTAIVITMGVAAFVLALAYRSYRLTTDDDVADDDEDTRVLQTAEQVSGPADLPVDDTPTPGAEEPRPAALDDAPDELDAVPEGS, from the coding sequence GTGACCGTCTACCTGCTGCCGCTGATCCTGATCGGCGGCCTCGCCACCGCGGGGGTGTACCTGCTGACCGAACGCAACCTGACCCGGCTGCTGCTGGGCCTGCTGTTGGTCGGCAACGCGGTGAACCTGCTGATCCTGACGGTCGGCGGACCGGCGGGCAACCCGCCGATCGACGGCCGGACCAGCGCCGGGCAGACCGACACCGCCGATCCGCTGGCCCAGGCGATGATCCTGACCGCGATCGTCATCACCATGGGGGTGGCAGCGTTCGTGCTGGCACTGGCCTACCGCTCCTACCGACTGACCACCGACGACGACGTCGCCGACGACGACGAGGACACCCGGGTGCTGCAGACCGCCGAGCAGGTCAGCGGCCCGGCGGACCTGCCCGTCGACGACACCCCTACGCCCGGCGCCGAGGAGCCGCGCCCGGCCGCCCTCGACGACGCCCCCGACGAGCTGGACGCCGTGCCGGAGGGCTCCTGA
- a CDS encoding monovalent cation/H+ antiporter complex subunit F codes for MTTVFVIAAAMLAAAATLTMFRLLAGPSTLDRLVGLDTLIAVAMCSIGTWAAFSGDTTVTYSLAALALISFVGSVSIARFRVPDTDAPHEPEPSGNPTAGDEL; via the coding sequence ATGACAACCGTGTTCGTGATCGCCGCCGCCATGCTCGCCGCCGCGGCCACACTGACCATGTTCCGGTTGCTGGCCGGACCGAGCACGCTGGATCGGCTGGTCGGGCTGGACACCCTGATCGCGGTCGCCATGTGTTCGATCGGCACCTGGGCGGCGTTCAGCGGCGACACCACCGTCACCTACAGCCTGGCCGCCCTGGCCCTGATCAGCTTTGTCGGGTCGGTGTCCATCGCCCGGTTCCGGGTGCCCGACACCGACGCCCCGCACGAACCCGAGCCATCCGGCAATCCGACGGCGGGAGACGAACTGTGA
- a CDS encoding cation diffusion facilitator family transporter, translating to MSAVRDLSRWALVSIATALVVIALKLIAWRVTGSVGLASDAAESVVNLVAATVAFIALRIAARSPDAGHNFGHLKVEYISAIVEGVMIAAAATVIVASAVDRLLHPRELEHIGIGLGISVLASLINATVAMTLLRVGRRHRSLALEADGKHLMTDVWTTAGVVVGVGLVQLTGWLPLDPLIAIAVAVNILVVGAKLVRRSTAGLMDSALPENELARIEAALVPFCTDGVRIHDLRTRASGRLRFIQLHLLVPGDWSVQRGHDLTEQVEDALHEAVEDAVPVVHLEPVDDPRSYETWRMAGPC from the coding sequence GTGTCCGCAGTCCGCGACCTGAGCCGGTGGGCACTGGTCAGCATCGCCACCGCGCTCGTCGTCATCGCGCTGAAACTGATCGCCTGGCGAGTGACCGGTTCGGTCGGGTTGGCGTCGGACGCCGCTGAATCGGTGGTGAACCTGGTGGCCGCGACGGTCGCCTTCATCGCCCTGCGGATCGCCGCCCGTTCGCCCGATGCGGGGCACAACTTCGGCCACCTCAAGGTCGAATACATCTCGGCGATCGTCGAGGGCGTGATGATCGCCGCCGCGGCCACCGTCATCGTCGCCAGTGCGGTGGACCGCCTCCTGCACCCGCGGGAACTCGAACACATCGGGATCGGCCTGGGCATCTCGGTGTTGGCCAGCCTGATCAATGCGACGGTCGCCATGACACTGCTGCGGGTGGGCCGGCGGCACCGGTCGCTGGCGCTGGAGGCCGACGGCAAGCACCTGATGACCGACGTGTGGACCACCGCCGGGGTGGTCGTCGGGGTCGGGTTGGTGCAGCTGACCGGGTGGCTGCCACTGGACCCGCTGATCGCCATCGCCGTCGCGGTCAACATCCTGGTGGTCGGCGCGAAACTGGTGCGCCGCTCGACGGCGGGCTTGATGGATTCCGCTCTGCCCGAAAACGAGCTGGCCCGCATCGAGGCGGCGCTGGTGCCGTTCTGCACCGACGGTGTGCGGATCCACGACCTGCGGACCCGGGCCTCGGGCCGGCTGCGGTTCATCCAGCTGCACCTGCTGGTACCCGGTGACTGGTCGGTGCAGCGCGGCCACGACCTGACCGAGCAGGTGGAGGACGCCCTGCACGAAGCGGTCGAGGACGCGGTGCCCGTCGTGCACCTCGAACCCGTCGACGACCCCCGCTCCTATGAGACCTGGCGGATGGCGGGCCCCTGCTAG
- a CDS encoding glutamate--cysteine ligase, giving the protein MSSAHPSAERIEFAGSPRPTVGVEWEFALVDAVTRDLSNEAAAVIAELGENPRVHKEMLRNTIEIVTGICENSGEAMADLGSTLHTVRDAVHARGMELFCAGTHPFARWSAQELTEGHRYAELINRTQWWGRQMLIWGVHVHVGVSSAHKVMPIISSLLNYYPHLLALSASSPWWEGTDTGYASNRAMMFQQLPTAGLPFQFQTWAEWEGFVADQKKTGIIDHINEIRWDIRPSPHLGTVEVRIFDGVSNIRELSALVALTHCLIVDLDRRLDAGEELPTMPPWHVQENKWRAARYGLDAVIILDADSNERLVTEDLYDLLTRMEPVAATLGCSDELAAVADIPRLGASYQRQRRVSEEHEGDLRAVVDALIGELDV; this is encoded by the coding sequence GTGTCATCGGCGCACCCTAGCGCCGAGCGGATCGAGTTCGCCGGGTCACCCCGGCCGACCGTCGGCGTCGAGTGGGAGTTCGCGCTGGTCGACGCCGTCACCCGTGATCTGTCCAACGAGGCGGCCGCGGTGATCGCCGAACTCGGCGAGAACCCGCGCGTGCACAAGGAGATGCTGCGCAACACCATCGAGATCGTGACCGGGATCTGCGAGAACTCGGGCGAGGCGATGGCGGATCTGGGCTCCACCCTGCACACCGTGCGCGACGCGGTGCACGCCCGCGGGATGGAACTGTTCTGCGCGGGCACGCACCCGTTCGCCCGCTGGTCGGCTCAGGAGCTGACCGAGGGGCACCGTTACGCGGAGCTGATCAACCGCACCCAGTGGTGGGGCCGGCAGATGCTGATCTGGGGTGTGCACGTGCACGTCGGGGTGTCCAGCGCGCACAAGGTGATGCCGATCATCTCGTCGCTGCTGAACTACTACCCGCACCTGCTGGCGCTGTCGGCGTCCTCGCCCTGGTGGGAGGGCACCGACACCGGCTACGCCAGCAACCGGGCGATGATGTTCCAGCAGTTGCCGACGGCCGGACTGCCATTCCAGTTCCAGACCTGGGCCGAGTGGGAGGGCTTCGTTGCCGACCAGAAGAAGACCGGCATCATCGACCACATCAACGAGATCCGGTGGGACATCCGGCCGTCGCCGCACCTGGGCACCGTCGAGGTCCGCATCTTCGACGGGGTGTCCAACATCCGCGAGCTGTCCGCGCTGGTGGCGCTGACACACTGCCTGATCGTCGACCTGGACCGTCGCCTGGACGCCGGTGAGGAACTGCCCACCATGCCGCCGTGGCACGTACAGGAGAACAAGTGGCGCGCGGCCCGCTACGGCCTGGACGCGGTGATCATCCTCGACGCCGACTCCAACGAACGCCTGGTCACCGAGGACCTCTACGACCTGCTGACCCGGATGGAGCCGGTCGCGGCGACGCTGGGGTGCAGTGACGAGCTGGCCGCCGTCGCCGACATCCCCCGCCTCGGTGCGTCCTACCAGCGCCAGCGCCGCGTCTCCGAGGAGCACGAGGGTGACCTGCGGGCCGTCGTGGACGCGCTGATCGGCGAATTGGACGTCTAG
- a CDS encoding Na+/H+ antiporter subunit E: MNRWRRIVPRLALIGWLIAVWVLLWGHVSVPNLIGGLAVALVVTLALPLPEIPIEGYLRPLGLLRLIGYVAVSLVWSSLQMAWLAIRPQAPPMNAVLRAHLAIPSDLLLALAVNIINLTPGTIVLEIDQVRRLIYVHVLDVGSPRAIERFYRQIDQVQRRVLGAFPRYAPKAGERA, encoded by the coding sequence GTGAACCGGTGGCGCCGGATCGTCCCGCGGCTCGCCCTGATCGGCTGGTTGATCGCGGTGTGGGTACTGCTGTGGGGCCACGTCTCGGTGCCGAACCTGATCGGCGGCCTGGCGGTGGCGCTGGTGGTGACGCTGGCCCTGCCGTTGCCCGAGATCCCGATCGAGGGTTACCTGCGTCCGCTGGGCCTGCTGCGGCTGATCGGTTATGTCGCGGTATCCCTGGTGTGGTCGAGTCTGCAGATGGCGTGGCTGGCGATCCGGCCCCAGGCACCGCCGATGAACGCGGTGCTGCGCGCGCACCTGGCGATCCCGTCGGACCTACTGCTGGCTCTGGCGGTCAACATCATCAACCTGACCCCGGGCACCATCGTGTTGGAGATCGACCAGGTGCGACGGCTGATCTACGTGCACGTGCTCGACGTCGGGTCGCCGCGGGCGATCGAGCGCTTCTACCGGCAGATCGACCAGGTGCAACGACGAGTGCTGGGGGCATTTCCCCGCTATGCGCCGAAGGCGGGTGAACGCGCATGA
- a CDS encoding Na+/H+ antiporter subunit D, giving the protein MTWVELGQLLTPLPVLIPLLGAALTLIGSRRPRGQRLVTLVALSAVAAVCAVLLFLTDAHGTLVLQVGGWGPTDSGDGPLGITLVVDRLSALMLVVSSLVLLAVVVYAIGQGIRDGDDRQPVSIFLPTYLVLSAGVCGAFLAGDLFNLFVGFEVLLAASFVLLTIGASKDRVRAGISYVMVSMVSSLIFLLGIALVYAATGTLNMAELAVRLDHVAPGTRTALFAVLLVAFGIKAAVFPLSTWLPDSYPTAPAPITAVFAGLLTKVGVYAIIRAHSLLFPGGALDNVLMVAGLLTMIVGILGAIAQSDIKRLLSFTLVSHIGYMVFGVALSSQLGMAGAIYYVAHHIIVQTTLFLVVGLIERQAGASTLHRLGGLAAASPLLAFVFAAPALNLGGIPPFSGFIGKVALLQGGAAAGTPLAWLLVAGSVLTSLLTLWAVTRVWTKAFWRARADAPDGELAMATPSSLLEDAGDVAFADRDDVGRMPVGMVTPTMALIALGLALTVFAGPIFGYAQRAASEIIDRGEYIAAVLGGAP; this is encoded by the coding sequence ATGACGTGGGTGGAACTGGGGCAGCTGCTGACCCCGCTACCGGTGCTCATCCCGCTGCTCGGTGCCGCGCTGACCCTGATCGGCAGCCGCCGGCCGCGCGGCCAGCGGCTGGTCACCCTGGTCGCCCTGTCGGCGGTGGCCGCTGTGTGCGCGGTGCTGCTGTTCCTGACCGACGCGCACGGCACCCTGGTGCTGCAGGTCGGCGGGTGGGGACCCACCGACTCCGGCGACGGGCCGCTCGGCATCACCCTGGTGGTGGACCGGCTCTCGGCGCTCATGCTGGTGGTGTCGTCGCTGGTACTGCTGGCGGTGGTCGTCTACGCCATCGGCCAGGGCATCCGCGACGGCGACGACCGCCAGCCGGTATCGATCTTCCTGCCCACCTATCTGGTGCTGTCGGCCGGTGTCTGCGGCGCGTTCCTGGCCGGTGACCTGTTCAACCTGTTCGTCGGGTTCGAGGTGCTGCTGGCCGCCAGCTTCGTGCTGCTGACCATCGGGGCCAGCAAGGACCGGGTGCGCGCGGGCATCTCCTACGTCATGGTGTCGATGGTCTCGTCGCTGATCTTCCTGCTCGGCATCGCGCTGGTGTACGCGGCGACCGGCACCCTGAACATGGCCGAGCTCGCGGTGCGCCTCGACCACGTCGCCCCCGGCACCCGCACCGCACTGTTCGCGGTGCTGCTGGTGGCGTTCGGCATCAAGGCGGCGGTGTTCCCGCTCTCGACATGGCTGCCGGACTCCTACCCGACCGCGCCCGCGCCGATCACCGCGGTGTTCGCCGGGCTGCTGACCAAGGTCGGCGTGTACGCCATCATCCGGGCGCACTCCCTGCTGTTCCCCGGCGGCGCGCTGGACAACGTGCTGATGGTGGCCGGGCTGTTGACCATGATCGTCGGGATCCTCGGCGCGATCGCGCAGAGCGACATCAAACGGCTGCTGTCGTTCACCCTGGTCAGCCACATCGGCTACATGGTGTTCGGGGTGGCGCTGTCCAGCCAGCTGGGGATGGCCGGCGCCATCTACTACGTCGCGCACCACATCATCGTGCAGACCACGCTGTTCCTGGTGGTGGGGCTCATCGAACGCCAAGCCGGCGCGTCCACGCTGCACCGTCTCGGCGGGCTGGCCGCCGCGAGCCCGTTGCTGGCGTTCGTGTTCGCCGCCCCGGCGCTCAACCTCGGCGGTATCCCGCCGTTCTCCGGGTTCATCGGCAAGGTCGCGCTGCTGCAGGGCGGCGCGGCCGCCGGGACCCCGCTGGCCTGGCTGCTGGTCGCGGGATCGGTGCTGACCAGCCTGCTGACGCTGTGGGCGGTCACCCGGGTGTGGACCAAGGCGTTCTGGCGGGCACGCGCCGACGCGCCCGACGGCGAGCTGGCGATGGCGACGCCGTCGTCGCTGCTCGAGGACGCCGGCGACGTGGCGTTCGCCGACCGGGACGACGTGGGCCGGATGCCGGTCGGCATGGTCACCCCCACGATGGCATTGATCGCCCTGGGTCTGGCGCTGACCGTGTTCGCCGGGCCGATCTTCGGCTATGCACAGCGGGCGGCGTCAGAGATCATCGACCGCGGCGAGTACATCGCCGCCGTGCTGGGGGGTGCGCCGTGA
- a CDS encoding LytR C-terminal domain-containing protein — protein MNERVPDSSGLPLRAMVMVLLFLGAVFLLVAIQSMSSGDDSDGKAAGSSTSAAASATSSTTTSAEAPAPQVAVKVYNISQTEGAAARVAEQLRAAHWEIPDENVGNLTLTDIPETTVFYGPEEGQEDAAKKIAETLNAHVAERTPEIAEQVPQEPPSVVVIVTG, from the coding sequence ATGAACGAGCGCGTCCCGGATTCTTCCGGCCTCCCGTTGCGGGCCATGGTGATGGTGTTGTTGTTTCTCGGCGCGGTCTTCCTGCTGGTCGCCATCCAGTCGATGTCCTCCGGCGACGACTCCGACGGCAAGGCCGCCGGGAGCTCCACCAGCGCCGCCGCCTCGGCCACCAGCTCCACCACCACGAGCGCCGAGGCGCCCGCGCCCCAGGTCGCGGTGAAGGTCTACAACATCTCGCAGACCGAGGGGGCGGCCGCCCGCGTCGCCGAACAGCTACGGGCCGCGCACTGGGAGATCCCCGACGAGAACGTCGGCAACCTCACGCTGACCGACATTCCGGAGACCACGGTGTTCTACGGGCCGGAAGAGGGCCAGGAGGACGCGGCGAAGAAGATCGCCGAGACGCTGAACGCGCACGTCGCCGAACGGACCCCGGAAATCGCCGAACAGGTTCCGCAAGAACCACCCAGTGTGGTTGTGATCGTCACCGGATAG
- a CDS encoding LON peptidase substrate-binding domain-containing protein, producing the protein MPATPMFPLQTVLLPGESLPLRVFEPRYSAMVADCLSGDDPAFGVVLIARGREVGGGDVRHDVGALARITSHVAQGNGRYQLRCVAQQRFRVTEWLPDDPYPRAEIQPWPDEPGEVVPTAMLELEDEIWALLQLIAGARGIRLRDRSEVFAGLPEHDGHRLFGLAARVPMGPADKYDVLTAPGPQQRLAVLREAVETVTAMVRFQLPEGQ; encoded by the coding sequence ATGCCGGCCACGCCGATGTTCCCGCTGCAGACGGTGCTGCTGCCGGGGGAGTCGCTGCCGCTACGGGTGTTCGAGCCGCGGTATTCGGCGATGGTCGCCGACTGCCTGTCCGGTGACGATCCGGCCTTCGGGGTGGTGCTGATCGCCCGCGGCCGGGAGGTCGGCGGCGGCGACGTGCGCCACGACGTCGGCGCGCTGGCCCGCATCACCAGCCACGTCGCCCAGGGCAACGGTCGCTATCAGCTCAGATGCGTTGCCCAGCAACGATTCCGGGTGACTGAATGGCTGCCCGACGACCCCTACCCGCGGGCGGAGATCCAGCCCTGGCCCGACGAGCCCGGCGAGGTGGTGCCCACCGCCATGCTGGAGCTGGAGGATGAGATCTGGGCGCTGCTGCAACTGATCGCCGGCGCCCGCGGCATCCGGCTGCGCGACCGCAGCGAGGTGTTCGCCGGGCTGCCCGAGCACGACGGGCACCGGCTGTTCGGGCTGGCCGCCCGGGTGCCGATGGGGCCGGCGGACAAGTACGACGTGCTCACCGCACCCGGGCCGCAGCAGCGACTGGCCGTCCTGCGCGAGGCCGTCGAAACCGTCACCGCCATGGTCCGGTTTCAGCTGCCCGAGGGACAGTGA
- a CDS encoding peptide deformylase encodes MAIRPIVITGEPVLHQPTQPVAVGADGSLPDDLPALIADMYETMDAAHGVGLAANQIGVGLRLFVYDCADDRGAATRRRGVVINPVLETSELPETMPDPDHDDEGCLSVPGESFPTGRADWARVTGLDADGNPVTLEGTGLFARMLQHETGHLDGFLYVDMLIGRNARAAKKTIKRNGWGVPGLSWMPGEVPDPFGH; translated from the coding sequence ATGGCCATCAGACCCATCGTCATCACCGGCGAGCCCGTTCTGCACCAGCCGACCCAACCGGTCGCAGTGGGCGCCGACGGCAGCCTGCCCGACGATCTACCCGCCCTGATCGCCGACATGTACGAGACCATGGACGCCGCGCACGGCGTCGGGCTGGCCGCCAACCAGATCGGGGTCGGGTTGCGGCTGTTCGTCTACGACTGCGCCGACGACCGCGGTGCGGCCACCCGCCGCCGCGGCGTGGTGATCAACCCGGTGCTGGAGACCTCGGAGCTCCCCGAGACGATGCCGGACCCGGATCACGACGACGAGGGCTGCCTGTCGGTGCCCGGCGAATCGTTCCCGACCGGCCGCGCCGACTGGGCGCGGGTGACCGGCCTGGACGCCGACGGCAACCCGGTCACGCTGGAGGGCACCGGACTGTTCGCCCGAATGCTGCAGCACGAGACCGGCCACCTCGACGGGTTCCTGTACGTCGACATGCTGATCGGCCGCAACGCCCGCGCGGCGAAGAAGACCATCAAGCGCAACGGCTGGGGGGTTCCCGGGTTGTCGTGGATGCCCGGCGAGGTCCCCGACCCGTTCGGGCACTGA